The Montipora capricornis isolate CH-2021 chromosome 6, ASM3666992v2, whole genome shotgun sequence genome has a window encoding:
- the LOC138053457 gene encoding LOW QUALITY PROTEIN: tetratricopeptide repeat protein 28-like (The sequence of the model RefSeq protein was modified relative to this genomic sequence to represent the inferred CDS: substituted 2 bases at 2 genomic stop codons): MQKAGEGAAYGNLCSAYRSLGDFKQAIACHNQHLSIEKELWDRTREGGAYGNLGNAYQSLGDFKQAIAYYEDHLSIAKELGDRAGEGGAYGNLGNAYQSLGDFKQAIAYHNQYLSIAKEAGEWAGEGKAYANLGNAYQSLRDPEQAIAYYNQHLSIAKEVEDRAREGTAYGNLGCGYQSLGDFKQAIAYHNQLLSIAKELGDRAGEGRACGNLGNAYQSLGDFKQAIAYHNQDLSIMKELGYKAGEGGAYANLGNAYQSLGDFKQAIAYHNQRLSIAKELGDRVGEGGAYGNLGIAYRSLGDFKQAIAYQNQRLSIAKELGDRVGEGGAYGNLGIAYRSLGDFKQAIAYQNQRLSIAKELGDRAGEGGAYGNLGNAYQSLGDFKQAIAYHNQHLSIAKELGDRAGEGRAYGNLGSAYQGLGDFKQAIGYNNQCLSIAKEVGDRAGEGKTYCALGICYDNLGNFKEAIEYHNQCVRIAKEVGDRAGEGTAYGSLGNAYDGLGDVKQAIEYHKQHLSIVKEVGDRAGEGRAYANLGNAFQSLGDLKQAILYHNQHLSIAKEVGDRAGEGAAFCNLGNAFQILGDFKQAILYHNQDLSIAKEVGDRAGEGKAXGNLDXAYKSLGAVKQAIEYHNQDLSIAKEVGDRAGEGRAFSRLGNIYHSLGDFKQAIEYHNQCLSIAKEVGDRAREGTAYGNLGDAYVGLGDLKQAVEYHTQDLSIRKETEDPIGLAIACYHIGLVHENFDSFSKALNYYRLSIYYFDKTRCLLQSEDAWKISFREKQQFAYSALWTALLRNGEIDEALYAAEQGRAQALADILKMKYGINEKPRVMKKVTFSFAVKDLPSQTVFTALEGNTISFWLLREDIGINFRQKKIENGSADSLMKSTFKQINERTVVRCENRLFDRQRSNFSSSRDGVEETVQSFSLSVHCLQPLYDVLVSPIADLLQGDDLVFVPDGHFCLAPFSALSDSVRIRAIPSLTALKLITSAPNDLQMNNKVLLVGDPFLKDVPIFTTDLMYGQLPGAKKEVDMIGELLQTTPLTGKNATKAEVLKRMKSVGLIHIAAHGDAKFGEIALAPNPKRTSRIPKEEDYILSLSDVQAVRLQARLVVLSCCHSGQGEVKSEGIVGIARAFLCAGARSVLVSLWAIDDEATFMFMKSFYQHLADRKSASTALHHAMKSLRETKDYSAIKYWAPFVLIGDDVTFEFGQHKHEKNETMSKT, translated from the exons ATGCAGAA ggccggagaaggagctgCCTATGGCAATCTTTGCAGtgcttatcgaagtcttggtgattttaagcaagccatagcgtgtcacaatcaacatcttagtattgagAAGGAACTGTGGGACAGGACCAgagaaggaggagcctatggcaatctcggcaacgcttatcaaagtcttggtgattttaagcaagccatagcaTACTACGAGGatcatcttagtattgcaaaagaactgggggacagggccggagaaggaggagcctatggcaatctcggcaatgcttatcaaagtcttggtgattttaagcaagccatagcgtACCACAATCaatatcttagtattgcaaaagaagcgGGGGAGTGGGCTGGAGAAGGGAAAGCCTATgccaatctcggcaacgcttatcaaagtcttcgTGATCCTGAGCAAGCCATAGCATActacaatcaacatcttagtattgcaaaagaagtggaGGACAGGGCCAGAGAGGGaacagcctatggcaatctcggctgtggttatcaaagtcttggtgattttaagcaagctaTAGCGTACCACAATCAActtcttagtattgcaaaagaactgggagacagggccggagaaggaagagcctgtggcaatctcggcaacgcttatcaaagtcttggtgattttaagcaagccatagcataccacaatcaagatcttagtattatGAAAGAACTGGGGTATAAGGCCGGTGAAGGAGGAGCCTATgccaatctcggcaacgcttatcaaagtcttggtgattttaagcaagccatagcaTACCACaatcaacgtcttagtattgcaaaagaactgggggacagggtcggagaaggaggagcctatggTAATCTTGGCATtgcttatcgaagtcttggtgattttaagcaagccatagcaTACCAAaatcaacgtcttagtattgcaaaagaactgggggacagggtcggagaaggaggagcctatggTAATCTTGGCATtgcttatcgaagtcttggtgattttaagcaagccatagcaTACCAAaatcaacgtcttagtattgcaaaagaactgggcgacagggccggagaaggaggagcctatggcaatctcggcaatgcttatcaaagtcttggtgattttaagcaagccatagcataccacaatcaacatcttagtattgcaaaagaactgggggacagggctggagaaggaagagcgtatggcaatctcggcagcGCTTATCAaggtcttggtgattttaagcaagccatagggTACAACAATCAATGTCTTAGTATCGCGAAAGAAGTGGGGGATagggctggagaaggaaaaACGTATTGCGCGCTCGGCATCTGTTATGACAAtcttggcaattttaaggaagccatagagtaccacaatcaatgTGTTAGAATTGCAAAggaagtaggggacagggccggagaaggaacaGCCTATGGCagtctcggcaacgcttatgacgGTCTTGGTGATGTTAAGCAAGCGATAGAGTACCACAAGCAGCATCTTAGTATTgttaaagaagtaggggacagggccggagaaggaagagcctatgccaatctcggcaatgcttttcaaagtcttggtgatttgAAGCAAGCCATActgtaccacaatcaacatcttagtattgcaaaagaagtgggggacagggccggagaaggagctgCCTTTTGCAATCTTGGCAACGCTTTTCAAattcttggtgattttaagcaagccatactgtaccacaatcaagatcttagtattgcaaaagaagtgggggacagggccggagaaggaaaggCCTAGGGTAATCTCGACTAAGCTTATAAAAGCCTTGGTGctgttaagcaagccatagagtaccacaatcaagatcttagtatcgCGAAAGAAgtgggggacagggccggagaaggaagagcctttTCGAGGCTCGGCAACATTTATCACAGTCTTGGCGactttaagcaagccatagagtaccacaaccaatgtcttagtattgcgaaagaagtaggggacagggccagagaaggaacagcctatggcaatctagGTGACGCTTATGTCGGTCTTGGCGATTTAAAGCAAGCCGTAGAGTACCACactcaagatcttagtattcgCAAGGAAACGGAGGACCCAATAGGGCTGGCTATTGCATGTTATCATATTGGTCTTGTTCATGAAAATTTTGACTCCTTTAGCAAAGCTCTTAATTACTATCGTCTAagcatttattattttgataaaacaaggtgtcttcttcagtcagaggatgcatggaaaataagctttcgtgagAAACAGCAGTTTGCATATTCTGCTTTGTGGACAGCACTCTTGAGGAATGGAGAGATTGATGaggctttgtatgctgctgagcaaggacgagcGCAGGCCTTGGCAGACATTCTGAAGATGAAATATGGCATTAATGAGAAACCTAGAGTTATGAAGAAGGTAACTTTCTCTTTTGCAGTGAAAgatctaccttcacaaactgttttcacagcacttgaagGGAACACGATCAGCTTCTGGTTACTTAGAGAAGACATAGGCataaattttagacaaaagaaaatcgaaaatggaaGTGCTGACTCTCTGATGAAAAGTACTTTTAAACAGATCAACGAGAGGACCGTTGTAAGATGTGAGAATCGTTTATTTGACAGACAACGCAGCAACTTCTCGAGCAGTAGGGATGGTGTTGAAGAAACCGTTCAGTCCTTTAGCCTCTCTGTGCACTGTTTGCAGcccttgtatgatgtcttagtcAGTCCTATCGCAGACTTGCTCCAGGGTGATGACTTagtctttgttcctgatggtcacttttgcctggctcctttttctgcattgagtgactctgtcaggatccgtgcAATTCCCTCGCTGACTGCTTTAAAACTGATCACTAGTGCACCCAATGACCTCCAAATGAACAATAAAGTGCTGCTTGTGGGTGATCCGTTCTTGAAGGACGTCCCTATTTTCACCACAGACCTCATGTATGGACAGCTGCCAGGCGCAAAAAAAGAGGTGGATatgattggagaacttctgcagaccaCGCCTCTTACAGGGAAAAATGCAaccaaagctgaggtgctgaaaagaatgaagtcagttggtttaatccacattgctgcacatggaGACGCCAAATTTGGAGAGattgctttggccccaaatcccaAACGCACATCCCGGATCCCTAAAGAGGAAGATTACATCTTATCATTGAGTGATGTTCAAGCAGTTCGTCTtcaggcaagactggttgtACTGAGTTGCTGCCATAGTGGCCAGGGAgaggtaaaatctgagggtattgtgggaatagcaagggctttcctgtgtgctggtgcccggtctgttctggtgtcactctgggcaattgacGATGAGGCGACCTTCATGTTCATGAAGAGTTTCtaccaacacttggcagatagaaaaagtgcaagtacagctcttcaccatgctatgaaatctcttcgggagACAAAAGATTATTCCGCTAtaaaatactgggcgccatttgtgcttattggcgatgatgtcacctttGAATTTGGGCAGCACAAAcacgaaaagaatg aaacgatgTCCAAAACGTGA